A portion of the Poecile atricapillus isolate bPoeAtr1 chromosome 7, bPoeAtr1.hap1, whole genome shotgun sequence genome contains these proteins:
- the CRIP1 gene encoding cysteine-rich protein 1: MPKCPRCQKEVYFAEKVTSLGKDWHRPCLRCEKCNKTLTSGGHAEHDGKPYCNHPCYAALFGPKGFGRGGAESHTFK; this comes from the exons ATGCCCAAGTGTCCCCGCTGCCAGAAGGAGGTCTACTTCG CCGAGAAGGTGACTTCTCTGGGGAAGGACTGGCACCGGCCCTGCTTGAGATGTGAGAAGTGTAACAAGACCCTGACATCTGGAGGCCATGCAGAG CACGATGGCAAACCCTACTGCAACCACCCGTGCTACGCTGCCTTGTTCGGGCCCAAAG GGTTCGGCCGGGGAGGAGCTGAGAGCCACACGTTCAAATAA